A DNA window from Leptolyngbya sp. KIOST-1 contains the following coding sequences:
- a CDS encoding helix-turn-helix transcriptional regulator — MTLSLSQADYADWLDEIDYRTTTDGATEVRAYPTALGQGQQRYVPLREGIDLRIEEVCLKDDLAVMQCDRAHPLEFTFEQSQGGGSSSQHYNFFGSGLAPAGVWRVPVQRRIISVNVHIEPFVFQHWIGDDSTDCHVLDFLRPSDQLYFERSGTPTAAMQVAVQAMLGCPFQGLTQRLYLESKVWELMALLIEDLRTTPSQSSVPALKPDDVERIHYASKILRRQLTQPPSLIELARAVGINDHKLKVGFRQVFGTTVFGYLHEHRMERSRQLLESGDLSVTAAAEAVGFASRGHFAAAFRRKYGVNPGVYARGMRA; from the coding sequence GACGGTGCTACCGAAGTGAGGGCCTATCCCACCGCCCTGGGGCAGGGTCAACAGCGCTATGTGCCCCTGCGAGAAGGCATCGATCTCCGCATCGAAGAGGTTTGCCTGAAGGACGATTTGGCGGTGATGCAATGCGATCGCGCCCATCCCCTGGAGTTCACCTTTGAGCAAAGCCAGGGCGGCGGCAGCAGCAGCCAGCACTATAACTTTTTTGGCAGCGGGTTGGCCCCGGCTGGAGTCTGGCGGGTTCCTGTCCAGCGGCGGATCATCAGCGTCAATGTACACATTGAGCCCTTCGTGTTTCAGCACTGGATCGGCGATGACAGCACCGATTGCCACGTTTTGGACTTTTTACGACCTAGCGATCAACTCTACTTCGAGCGTTCTGGCACCCCGACGGCGGCCATGCAGGTAGCGGTGCAGGCGATGCTTGGCTGTCCCTTTCAAGGGCTGACCCAGCGCCTCTACCTGGAAAGTAAGGTGTGGGAGCTCATGGCGCTACTGATCGAAGATCTGCGCACCACACCCAGCCAAAGCAGCGTGCCTGCCCTCAAACCCGACGACGTAGAGCGCATCCACTACGCCAGCAAAATCCTGCGCCGCCAGCTCACCCAGCCCCCCTCGCTGATTGAGCTGGCGCGAGCGGTGGGCATCAACGACCACAAGCTGAAGGTGGGCTTCCGCCAGGTGTTTGGCACCACCGTGTTTGGCTACCTGCACGAGCACCGCATGGAGCGATCGCGCCAGCTGCTCGAATCCGGCGATCTCAGCGTCACCGCCGCTGCCGAGGCGGTGGGCTTTGCCAGCCGGGGCCATTTCGCCGCCGCCTTTCGCCGCAAGTATGGCGTGAATCCGGGGGTGTATGCGCGGGGGATGAGGGCGTAG
- a CDS encoding Uma2 family endonuclease, translated as MGLRKTLAEPQVVTMFDIDLTQLPTSDELPCSDDTPVDNEDQNWLPNVLLFVLEYLWKDRQDWFFAVDMGVYHTTGVNPRVPVVPDGFLSLGVERRKGGKSRSSYVTWEENYTPPILALEMVSQTPGGEYDTKLDIYARLGVLYYVVYNPSFWQRDRHLPFEVYKLVEGTYQLQMGEPCWMPEIGLGIGRCVLPFDPMDREALGWFDQRGDRYLTPAERAEQEQRRAEQEQRRAEQEQRRAEQEQRRAEQEQRRAEQEQQRAERLADYLRSLGLDPDNLPNA; from the coding sequence ATGGGGCTACGCAAAACGCTGGCAGAGCCCCAGGTGGTGACCATGTTCGACATTGACCTCACCCAACTTCCGACTAGCGACGAACTCCCCTGTTCTGACGATACGCCCGTGGATAACGAAGATCAAAACTGGCTGCCCAATGTCTTGCTCTTCGTGTTGGAATACCTGTGGAAAGACCGCCAGGACTGGTTTTTTGCCGTGGATATGGGCGTTTACCATACCACCGGGGTCAACCCACGGGTACCGGTGGTGCCCGACGGCTTTTTGAGCTTGGGGGTTGAACGTCGCAAGGGGGGCAAGTCGCGCAGCAGCTACGTCACCTGGGAAGAAAATTACACACCACCGATTTTAGCCCTGGAAATGGTGTCACAAACCCCCGGCGGCGAGTACGACACCAAGCTAGATATCTACGCCCGCCTGGGGGTGCTGTACTACGTGGTTTACAATCCCAGCTTCTGGCAGCGCGATCGCCATTTACCCTTTGAGGTCTACAAGCTGGTGGAGGGCACCTACCAATTGCAAATGGGCGAACCCTGTTGGATGCCGGAGATCGGGTTAGGGATTGGGCGTTGTGTGCTCCCGTTTGACCCGATGGACCGGGAAGCCCTGGGTTGGTTTGACCAGCGGGGCGATCGCTACTTGACCCCCGCCGAGCGAGCTGAGCAGGAACAGCGGCGGGCTGAGCAGGAACAGCGGCGGGCTGAGCAGGAGCAGCGGCGGGCGGAGCAGGAGCAGCGGCGAGCTGAGCAGGAGCAGCGGCGGGCGGAGCAGGAACAGCAGCGGGCGGAGCGACTGGCCGATTATTTGCGCTCCCTCGGCCTCGACCCAGATAATCTGCCGAATGCTTGA
- a CDS encoding TonB-dependent siderophore receptor: MGVRLQGFVLLAASLALVPVAAQAETGLSLGNMAPPSGQAADLAQAVRQITGVRVEPDGEGLRLVLEADGALGEPTTSVVGNALVAEIPNAVLALPGGDNFEQFSPTEGIALVSLANEPGNRVRVSITGNDGPPAVNVSAGTAGLVLGIAPGLGLASGDDNAIRIGVTGEGDEGYAPRNATSATRTDTPLRDVPRTIQVIPEQVLEDQAITRVGDAVRNVSGVVQDGGFGSTTDQLNIRGFFTSGIFIDGFRGDGSGFAETANVERIEVLRGPASVLFGNTEPGGIINLVTKQPLDEPFYGLELQAGSYGFIRPTIDLTGPITSDRTILYRFNGAYERANGFRAFDQTINRYFAAPSLAFSLGDATTLNLDFTYRNDERPFDRGFLAIGRGIVDTPLSRIFGEPDDVSRVEEYGAGYRLEHEFSDSWEVRNQFRMLSTDSFDYRAEPVRLNEATGILTRNFRSNDDIGEVYSLQTDVLGNFSTGSVEHDLLIGLDLRRQTSGGTQRRLPGGLTPSLDIFNPVYNVVERPPLSALTNEVRNNSDRTNALGLFVQDQIQILDNLIVVAGGRFDVVSQYSRNNRTGTDSGQDVTAFTPTVGVVYQPIEPVSIYANYARSFQPNFGTSVDGNFLPPERGTQYEVGVQAAIRDRLIASLALYSITKTNLATTDPVNPDFSIPIAAQRSGGMDLNVAGEILPGWNVIASYGYIDSAYTEEYFGLPPGSRVQNVPRHTASLWSTYEIQSGNLQGLGFGAGVFYTGDRAGDFEDTFDLPSFVRTDAAVFYRRNNWRAAINVQNLFDVRYFKANNFGRVAIEPGAPLTVVGSLSIDF; this comes from the coding sequence ATGGGCGTTCGATTGCAGGGGTTCGTGCTGCTGGCGGCATCGCTAGCACTGGTACCAGTGGCGGCGCAGGCCGAAACGGGGTTGTCTTTAGGGAACATGGCCCCGCCCAGTGGTCAGGCAGCAGACCTGGCCCAGGCGGTGAGGCAAATTACCGGGGTGCGGGTAGAGCCCGACGGTGAGGGACTGCGGCTGGTGCTGGAGGCTGACGGAGCACTGGGGGAACCGACCACATCGGTGGTGGGCAATGCCCTGGTGGCCGAGATTCCCAATGCGGTGCTGGCCCTGCCCGGTGGGGATAACTTTGAGCAGTTTAGCCCCACCGAGGGCATTGCCCTAGTAAGCCTCGCCAACGAGCCCGGCAACCGGGTACGGGTCTCCATTACCGGCAACGATGGGCCGCCAGCGGTGAATGTAAGCGCTGGAACTGCGGGACTGGTACTGGGCATTGCGCCGGGGTTGGGTCTGGCCTCGGGCGATGACAACGCTATCCGCATTGGGGTGACAGGGGAAGGCGACGAGGGCTACGCGCCACGAAATGCCACCTCGGCCACCCGTACCGATACCCCCCTGCGCGACGTTCCGCGCACCATTCAGGTCATTCCCGAACAAGTGTTGGAGGATCAGGCCATTACTCGCGTAGGCGATGCCGTGCGCAACGTCAGCGGTGTGGTGCAGGATGGCGGCTTTGGCAGCACCACCGACCAGCTCAATATTCGCGGCTTTTTTACTAGCGGCATTTTTATCGATGGGTTTAGGGGCGATGGCTCGGGGTTTGCCGAAACCGCCAATGTGGAGCGCATTGAGGTGCTGCGGGGGCCAGCATCGGTTTTGTTTGGCAACACAGAGCCCGGCGGGATTATTAACCTCGTTACCAAGCAGCCCCTCGACGAGCCGTTCTATGGTCTAGAACTCCAGGCGGGCAGCTACGGGTTTATTCGCCCCACGATCGATTTGACTGGGCCGATCACTAGCGATCGCACCATCCTCTACCGCTTTAATGGGGCCTACGAACGCGCCAATGGCTTCCGGGCCTTCGACCAAACTATCAACCGCTATTTTGCTGCGCCGTCGTTGGCCTTTAGCCTGGGCGATGCCACAACGTTGAATCTAGACTTTACCTACCGCAACGACGAACGCCCCTTTGACCGAGGTTTTTTGGCCATCGGACGGGGTATTGTAGACACCCCACTGAGCCGCATTTTTGGGGAACCTGACGATGTCAGCCGAGTGGAGGAATACGGGGCTGGATACCGCCTGGAGCACGAGTTTAGCGACAGTTGGGAGGTGCGCAACCAGTTTCGGATGCTATCTACCGATAGCTTTGACTATCGGGCCGAGCCTGTACGGCTGAACGAGGCTACGGGAATTTTAACCCGCAACTTCCGCTCTAACGACGACATTGGTGAGGTCTATTCACTGCAAACCGATGTGCTGGGCAACTTTTCGACCGGCTCGGTTGAGCACGACCTGCTGATTGGGCTAGATCTGCGGCGGCAGACCTCCGGTGGCACCCAACGACGACTGCCGGGCGGATTGACGCCCAGCCTCGATATTTTTAATCCGGTCTACAACGTCGTTGAGCGGCCTCCCCTCAGCGCCCTCACCAATGAGGTGCGGAATAACAGCGATCGCACCAATGCCCTCGGCCTTTTTGTGCAGGATCAGATCCAGATTCTCGACAACCTGATCGTGGTTGCGGGGGGGCGGTTTGATGTGGTTTCGCAATACAGCCGCAACAACCGCACCGGTACTGACTCTGGCCAGGATGTGACAGCATTTACCCCCACGGTTGGCGTGGTCTATCAGCCGATCGAGCCGGTTTCAATCTATGCCAACTATGCGCGATCGTTTCAACCCAACTTTGGCACCAGTGTCGATGGTAACTTTCTACCTCCAGAGCGCGGCACTCAGTACGAGGTGGGTGTTCAGGCCGCTATCCGCGATCGCCTCATCGCCTCGCTGGCGCTCTACAGCATCACCAAAACCAACCTGGCCACCACCGATCCCGTCAACCCAGATTTCAGCATCCCCATTGCTGCGCAACGCAGCGGCGGCATGGATCTGAATGTCGCGGGCGAAATTCTCCCCGGTTGGAATGTCATCGCCTCCTATGGCTACATTGATTCCGCCTACACCGAGGAGTATTTTGGCCTACCTCCAGGCAGCCGGGTGCAAAATGTGCCCAGGCATACGGCCAGCCTGTGGAGCACCTACGAAATTCAAAGCGGCAATTTGCAGGGGCTAGGCTTTGGGGCCGGGGTGTTTTATACCGGCGATCGCGCCGGAGATTTTGAAGACACCTTCGATTTGCCCAGCTTCGTGCGCACTGACGCGGCGGTGTTTTACCGGCGCAATAACTGGCGGGCTGCTATTAATGTGCAAAACCTGTTTGACGTGCGCTACTTCAAAGCTAATAACTTTGGCCGGGTTGCCATTGAACCCGGCGCACCCCTGACGGTTGTTGGGTCGCTGTCGATTGATTTTTAG